One window of the Rosa rugosa chromosome 3, drRosRugo1.1, whole genome shotgun sequence genome contains the following:
- the LOC133737581 gene encoding F-box protein At2g17036-like, which translates to MNPGWAGLPKDLLGLVLEGLVSSSDYLRFSVVCKSWFSVAKDNQRQRISRFQQPPMLLISSADEENSWNLYNVVDDKVLDMQLRVPNRRFCGSSKGWLIFVDESFAVTLLNPFCSNVRGKKKKTNVTIIRLPPLHGKKVWIKRCDYYVFKAILSADPILDPKDCILTVINAEYGRLAFIRPSSRDKRWTYVDRKWGLIEEVVYSEGKIYAVDNNSQLFSFDINSLSKLELGQGLSSDGFSKRYLVFNSNKKQFWMVQRYIHYQKDKRETTKFKVFKMNFDEHEWIEIETLDDVAVFVGDNSSVSVAASDFPGCRSNCIYFSHDEDTCGTLEPYGPNDCGVYEITSHRFLQPYLDDSKKLLKLTRQPPIWFVPSFQL; encoded by the exons ATGAATCCAG GTTGGGCAGGACTACCAAAGGACTTGTTGGGTTTAGTTTTAGAAGGATTAGTATCATCATCAGATTATCTGCGATTCAGCGTTGTTTGTAAGTCATGGTTTTCTGTGGCAAAGGATAATCAGAGGCAACGCATATCAAGATTTCAGCAACCTCCGATGCTCCTGATTTCTAGTGCAGATGAAGAAAATTCATGGAATTTATACAATGTTGTGGATGATAAGGTTCTGGACATGCAACTAAGAGTGCCGAATAGACGATTTTGTGGCTCTTCAAAAGGATGGTTGATATTTGTGGATGAAAGTTTTGCAGTAACCCTACTAAATCCATTCTGCTCCAATGTtagaggaaagaaaaagaagacaaaTGTGACAATCATTCGTCTGCCACCATTGCATGGTAAGAAGGTATGGATTAAAAGATGCGACTACTATGTCTTCAAGGCTATATTGTCAGCAGACCCAATACTAGATCCAAAAGATTGCATTCTTACGGTAATTAATGCTGAATATGGTCGACTGGCTTTTATCAGACCCAGTAGTAGAGACAAACGCTGGACTTATGTTGATAGGAAATGGGGCTTAATTGAAGAAGTGGTATATTCTGAAGGTAAAATTTATGCAGTTGATAACAACAgccaacttttttcttttgatattAATAGCTTGTCGAAGTTGGAACTTGGGCAAGGTCTTTCTTCGGATGGCTTTAGCAAGAGATATCTTGTATTCAATTCAAATAAGAAACAGTTCTGGATGGTTCAAAGGTATATTCACTACCAAAAAGACAAACGTGAGACCACAAAATTCAAAGTTTTCAAGATGAACTTCGATGAGCACGAGTGGATAGAAATAGAAACCCTAGATGATGTTGCCGTCTTTGTGGGTGATAACTCCTCAGTGTCTGTGGCAGCTTCAGATTTTCCGGGTTGCCGGTCTAATTGTATATACTTTAGCCATGATGAGGATACATGTGGCACACTTGAGCCTTATGGACCTAATGATTGCGGAGTATATGAAATAACGAGTCATCGTTTCTTACAGCCTTATCTAGATGACTCTAAGAAGCTGTTGAAGTTAACAAGGCAACCTCCAATCTGGTTTGTGCCATCCTTTCAACTGTAA
- the LOC133737582 gene encoding F-box protein At2g26160-like — protein MNPGWAGLPKDLLGLVLEGLVSSSDYLRFSVVCKSWFSVAKDNQRQRISRFQQPPMLLISSADEENSWNLYNVVDDKVLDMQLRVPNRRFCGSSKGWLIFVDESFAVTLLNPFCSNVRGKKKKTNVTIIRLPPLHGKKVWIKRCDYYVFKAILSADPILDPKDCILTVINAEYGRLAFIRPSSRDKRWTYVDRKWGLIEEVVYSEGKIYAVDNNSQLFSFDINSLSKLELGQGLSSDGFSKRYLVFNSNKKQFWMVQRYIHYQKDKRETTKFKVFKMNFDEHEWIEIETLDDVAVFVGDNSSVSVAASDFPGCRSNCIYFSHDEDTCGTLEPYGPNDCGLVCYSGRNLFACGCGPRFEYR, from the exons ATGAATCCAG GTTGGGCAGGACTACCAAAGGACTTGTTGGGTTTAGTTTTAGAAGGATTAGTATCATCATCAGATTATCTGCGATTCAGCGTTGTTTGTAAGTCATGGTTTTCTGTGGCAAAGGATAATCAGAGGCAACGCATATCAAGATTTCAGCAACCTCCGATGCTCCTGATTTCTAGTGCAGATGAAGAAAATTCATGGAATTTATACAATGTTGTGGATGATAAGGTTCTGGACATGCAACTAAGAGTGCCGAATAGACGATTTTGTGGCTCTTCAAAAGGATGGTTGATATTTGTGGATGAAAGTTTTGCAGTAACCCTACTAAATCCATTCTGCTCCAATGTtagaggaaagaaaaagaagacaaaTGTGACAATCATTCGTCTGCCACCATTGCATGGTAAGAAGGTATGGATTAAAAGATGCGACTACTATGTCTTCAAGGCTATATTGTCAGCAGACCCAATACTAGATCCAAAAGATTGCATTCTTACGGTAATTAATGCTGAATATGGTCGACTGGCTTTTATCAGACCCAGTAGTAGAGACAAACGCTGGACTTATGTTGATAGGAAATGGGGCTTAATTGAAGAAGTGGTATATTCTGAAGGTAAAATTTATGCAGTTGATAACAACAgccaacttttttcttttgatattAATAGCTTGTCGAAGTTGGAACTTGGGCAAGGTCTTTCTTCGGATGGCTTTAGCAAGAGATATCTTGTATTCAATTCAAATAAGAAACAGTTCTGGATGGTTCAAAGGTATATTCACTACCAAAAAGACAAACGTGAGACCACAAAATTCAAAGTTTTCAAGATGAACTTCGATGAGCACGAGTGGATAGAAATAGAAACCCTAGATGATGTTGCCGTCTTTGTGGGTGATAACTCCTCAGTGTCTGTGGCAGCTTCAGATTTTCCGGGTTGCCGGTCTAATTGTATATACTTTAGCCATGATGAGGATACATGTGGCACACTTGAGCCTTATGGACCTAATGATTGCGGA CTGGTTTGCTATAGTGGCAGAAATCTTTTTGCATGTGGATGTGGTCCTAGGTTCGAGTATCGCTAG